A genome region from Coturnix japonica isolate 7356 chromosome 13, Coturnix japonica 2.1, whole genome shotgun sequence includes the following:
- the PPP2R2B gene encoding LOW QUALITY PROTEIN: serine/threonine-protein phosphatase 2A 55 kDa regulatory subunit B beta isoform (The sequence of the model RefSeq protein was modified relative to this genomic sequence to represent the inferred CDS: deleted 1 base in 1 codon) — protein MIPGLGNLMQDVLWCFSQVKGTIDVGVTEADIISTVEFNHTGELLATGDKGGRVVIFQREQESKNQPHRRGEYNVYSTFQSHEPEFDYLKSLEIEEKINKIRWLPQQNAAYFLLSTNDKTVKLWKVSERDKRPEGYNLKDEDGRLRDPSMITSLRVPVLRPMDLMVEATPRRVFANAHTYHINSISVNSDYETYMSADDLRINLWNFEITNQSFNIVDIKPANMEELTEVITAAEFHPHHCNIFVYSSSKGTIRLCDMRTSALCDRHAKFFEEPEDPSNRSFFSEIISSISDVKFSHSGSYMMTRDYLTVKVWDLNMENRPIETYQVHDYLRSKLCSLYENDCIFDKFECVWNGSDSVIMTGSYNNFFRMFDRNTKRDVTLEASRESSKPRAILKPRKVCVGGKRKKDEISVDSLDFNKKILHTAWHPSENIIAVAATNNLYIFQDKVN, from the exons CTGACATTATCTCTACAGTAGAATTCAACCACACTGGAGAATTGCTGGCAACAGGGGACAAGGGGGGTCGGGTTGTCATATTTCAGCGTGAGCAGGAG AGCAAGAACCAGCCCCATCGCAGGGGTGAGTACAATGTGTACAGCACTTTCCAGAGCCACGAGCCGGAGTTCGATTACCTGAAGAGTTTGGAGATCGAGGAGAAGATCAATAAGATCCGATGGCTCCCGCAGCAGAATGCTGCCTATTTCCTGCTGTCCACCAATG ATAAAACTGTGAAGCTATGGAAGGTCAGTGAGCGCGACAAGAGGCCAGAGGGGTACAACCTGAAGGATGAGGATGGCCGCCTCCGAGACCCCTCCATGATCACCTCGCTGCGG GTGCCGGTGCTGCGGCCCATGGACCTGATGGTGGAGGCCACTCCGCGCAGGGTGTTCGCCAACGCACATACGTACCACATCAACTCCATATCCGTCAACAGTGATTACGAGACCTACATGTCGGCCGACGACCTGAGGATAAACCTCTGGAACTTTGAGATCACAAACCAGAGCTTCA ATATTGTAGATATTAAGCCAGCCAACATGGAGGAGCTGACGGAGGTGATCACAGCTGCAGAGTTTCACCCCCACCACTGCAACATCTTTGtgtacagcagcagcaaaggcacCATCCGGCTGTGCGACATGCGCACCTCCGCCCTCTGCGACCGCCACGCCAAGT tttttgaGGAGCCTGAGGACCCCAGTAACCGCTCgttcttttcagaaataatctCATCAATATCTGATGTCAAATTCAGCCACAGCGGTAGCTACATGATGACAAGAGACTACCTCACTGTCAAGGTGTGGGACTTGAACATGGAGAACCGGCCCATCGAGACATAccag GTCCATGACTACCTGCGCAGCAAGCTGTGCTCGCTGTATGAGAACGACTGCATCTTTGACAAGTTTGAGTGCGTGTGGAACGGCTCTGACAG TGTCATCATGACCGGATCCTACAACAACTTCTTCAGAATGTTTGACCGTAACACCAAGCGGGATGTGACCTTGGAGGCATCCCGGGAGAGCAGCAAACCACGTGCCATCCTCAAACCCCGCAAAGTCTGCGTGGGtggcaaaaggaagaaagatgaaataagTGTTGACAGTCTGGACTTCAACAAGAAGATTCTTCATACGGCATGGCAT CCTTCGGAAAACATCATTGCTGTAGCTGCTACAAATAACTTGTATATATTCCAGGACAAAGTTAACTAG